GCTGTTCCTGCACCGCTCGCGGCACGTGGACGGGCGCTGGCCGGGCATGGGCATCGTGGCCGCGCACGACGGCTTCGATGCCCAGCTGACCACCGGCCCGAACCGGCGGCTCGCGGCCGTGCTGGGCTGGCAGGACGTGCGCGAGGTCACGTGGGAGGGCCGCGTGGTGGGCGTGACTGCCCGGCCGCCGCAGGCCACCTGGGAGGCGCTCCGCAGCGCCCTGCACGCCGAACTCGGGGGCGAGGACACGTCCATCCCGCCAGCTGTGACCGGCGCTCCGCGCGTGGCCCTGATGAACGCGATGAATCCGGCCCTGATGGCCCTGGCGGCGGACCTGGGCGTGACCGTCTACCTCACCGGCGAGCTGCGCCCGTCGGCGGTCGCGGCGGCGCGGGAGCACGGCGTGGGCGTCGTGGCGCTGGGGCACCGGCGCACCGAACTGTGGGGATTGCGGACGCTGGCGCGGGAGCTGGTGGCGGCGTTTCCCGGTCTGGAGACGCGGGTCTACGATCAGCCCTGAGCCCGGCTCCACTGGGCGGCCTGCGTCAGCGCGCGGGCGGCCTCGTCCACCTCGGCCTCGGTGGTGGCGGCGCCGAAACTGAAACGCAGGCTCGAGCGCGCGTCCGCCTCGCTCAGGCCGATGGCGGTCAGGACGTGGCTGGGCTGCATGGTGCCCGCACTGCACGCGCTGCCTGCGCTGGCCGCGATGCCCAGCATGTCCAGGTTCATCAGCAGCGCCTCGCCGTCGGCGCCGGGCACGGTCATGTTCACGACCTTCGGGCTGCCATCCGGGGGGTGGTTAAAGGTCAGGCCCGGAACTGCTGCGACGGCCTGCACGAAGCGGTCGCGCAGGCCGCTCAGGTGCGCGAAGGTCGCCTCGCGCTCGGCCTCGGCCACGCTCAGGGCCACGCCGGCCGCGTACACGCCCGCGGTGTCCTGCGTGCCGGGCCGGACGCCGCCCTCCTGACCGCCGCCCAGCGTGACCGGTGGAAGCACCATGCCGCGCCGGACGTACAGCGCGCCCACGCCGCGCGGCCCGCCCCACTTGTGTGCACTGAAGGTCGCGTAGTCCACGCCCCACGCGGGCAGGTCCACCGGCAGCACCCCCGGCGCCTGCACGGCGTCCACGTGGTACGCCGCGCCGCGCCCTCGGGCCAGCGCCGCCAGCGTGGCCGTGTCCTGCACGCTGCCCAGCTCGTTGTTCGCGTGGTGGATCGACACCAGCGCGGTGTTGTCCCGCAGCGCTCCGCGGAGGTCTTCGGGATCGTAGCGTCCGTGCGCGTCCGGCGTCAGGAACGTCACAGCCCAGCCCTGCTCGGCGAGCCAGCGGGCGGGCGCCAGCACCGCCGAGTGCTCGGTGGGCGTGGTGATGAGGTGGCCGGGCCGGCCGTGGGCACCGTGCCACGCACGCGTGACGCCCAGCAGGACGTGGTTGTCGCCCTCGGTGCCGCCGCTGTTGACGACCACCGTGCGCGGATCGACCCGGAACGCCGCCGCAAGGCGCGCCCGGCCCTCCTCCAGCAGTTCGCGGGCCGCCTGCCCGGCCGCGTGGACACTGGCCGGGTTGCCCGGCAGCGCCGCCGCCCGCGCGTACGCGCTCAGGGCCTCCGGCCGCAGGGGGTGCGTGGCGGCGTAATCGAGGTAGATCATGGGGCCGCGCTCAGGGCGTGACGGTCGCGTAGTCCACGCCGTCCTTGCGGATGACGAACACCGCGTCGCCGCTCACGGCCGTGCTGGCACTGGTCGCCGCGAGGCCGCGCAGGGCGCCCGCGTCGGCGGCCGGCATGATCTCGCGCTCGCCGTCGGCGTCCCGCACGATCACCGAGTACGACCCGTCCGGCAGGTTCGCCGGGAAGGTGTACCGGAACGTCACGTTGCGGGCGGCCGTGGCCGCAGTGTCCGGCGTGGTCGTCTCGGGGGAGGTCGTGTCCGGCGTGGAGGTGCCGGGCGTGGCGGGAATCGTTTCCGGAGTGACCGGCGTGGCCGTGCCGTCCGTGGGGGACGTCCCGTCGGTGGACGCCGTGCCGTCGGGCGTCGTGGTGTCCGGCGTGGTCTCGGGCGCCTCGGGCTGCGCGGGTTCCGGCTGCACCGGCGTGGGCGGCACGTACACCGGCGGCAGCGGCAGGCTGTCGGTGGGGCTGCTGGGCGCGCTGTAGCGGGCCACCGCGACCGTCAGGACCACCGGACTGCCGGCCGCGACCCGCACGAAGGCGGCTGGCGTCTGCGCCAGCACCGTGCCCTGCACCTTCTCGCTGGGCTGCTCCTTGACCTGCGTGACCACCAGCCCGGCCGCGCGGGCGTGCTGCTTGGCCTGCTCCACCGTCAGGCCTGTCAGCAGCGGCAGCCACGTCTCCTTGCCGGCCACGCCGGTGCTCACCATCACCTGCACCTGCTGCCCGCGCTGCGCCGCGGACCCCGGCTCCGGCAACTGCGCCACGATGCGCCCTTCCGGCGTGTTCGTGAGGGTACCGTCCACCTTCACGACCTTGCCCAGCACCATCGCGCGGTCCTTGAGCGCGTCCTTGGCCTGGCTGAGGTTCATCTCCTCCAGCCGCGGCACGTCGGTCGCCGGGGGGTTGTTCACGGTCAGGGTCACCAGGCGGCCCAGCGGCAGGTTCGTGCCGGACGCCGGTTCCTGCCGGATGACCGAGCCGATGGCCCGGCCGCCCGCCTGCCCCTGGGTGTACTCCACCCGGAAGCCCAGGGCGCTCAGCTTGCGGGCCGCGGCCTGCGCCTCCTGCCCGGTCACGTCCACGACCTCACGCACGGGGGGATTCAGGTATGTCTGGGCCGCCTGCGCACCCAGGTAACCCGCACCGGCCAGGAACAGCACGCCCGGCACGAAGGCCAGCCACGCGCCGGGCGTGCGGCGCCGCCGCACCCGGCCACCGTCCAGGGCGGTCAGGACCGGGGCGTTCAGCGCCGCGACCTCTTCCGGCGGGCGCGGCGTGTCCAGCGCGCGCAGGTACGCGATGCGGGCGTCGTGCCCGTCTACGACGATGTCCGCGTCGGGCAGGGCGTAGCCGTGCTCGGCCAGGCGCGCAGCGAGCGTCCGCAGGGCGTCCACGGCCTCGGCGGGCTTGACGCTCTGGCCCACGAAAGCGCCCAGCGGCGTGCCGGCCAGCGCCTGCCACACGGTGTAGTACGCGCCGGGGCGGGCCACCACGTCCGTCAGGCCCGCCGGGTTCAGGGCGCGCAGCACCGCCCGGTAGGTGTGGAACACGTGCCGGCCGGCGGGCGAGGTGATGGTGAACCACGCGACCGTCCGGGTCACGCCCTCGGCGGCGCGCACCTCGGACAGCGTGACGTCCCCCTCGCGCGACAGTTCGCGCAGCACGTCGTACTTCCCGTCGATTCGGGTGGGGGAGGGAGCGTTGGCCGTCATGCGCCGCCCAGCATAGCGCGCAGACGTGAGGAGCCGCACCCCGCCGCCCCCGGTTACAGTCCGGCCAGCCGCGCTCCCCAGTACGCCGCGAAGCCCCCCAGGATGCCGGCGGCCAGGCTGCGGGTGCGCCACATCAGCGCCGCGCCGGCCAGCGCGCCCACCACCCGGCGGGGCCACTCGGGGCTGCCCAGCACCTCCGGCACGACCAGCGCCGCGAACACGCTGACGGGCACGAAGCGCAAAAAGGCCAGCCAGAACGGCGGCAGGCGTGTGCCGCCCAGGCGCAGACCCAGCCAGCGCACCGGGTACGTGACCGCCCACATCAGGGCGATGACGAGCAGCGGGCTCACGTGCGCTCCGAGCGGGTCGTGAGCCACGCACCCAGCAGCGCGCCGCCCACGCCCGCGAGCAGGATCACCAGGCCGCCGGGCAGCGCGCGCGACAGCGCCCACGCGGCCAGCCCGCTCGCCGCCGCCACGATCAGCGCCGTGCGGCCGGTCACCAGCGGCACCAGCAGCATCAGGAAGGCCAGCGGGAAGATCACGCCCACGCCCAGCGCCGCCGGTTCCGGCAGCACCTGCCCCGCCAGCGCGCCCAGCAGCGTGGACGCGTTCCACACTGCGTACAGGCTGAGTTCCGTGCCCAGCAGGAACGCGAAGCTCAGCCCGCCCGGCTCGCGCGGACCGTGAACGGTGCTCATGCCGTAGGCCTCGTCGGTCAGGAACTGCGCCGCGACCACCCGCTGCCCGGCTGTGAGTGGCAGCGTCTGCGCGAGGCTCAGGCCGTACAGCACGTGCCGGGCGTTCAGCAGGAAGGTCGTCGCCACGATGCCCAGCGCGGACGCGCCCGACGCGAACAGGCCCGCCGCCGCGAACTGGCTGGCGCCCGCGAACACGCTCAGGCTCATCGCCTGCGTGTCCCACACGCTCAGGCCGGCCCCGCGCGCCGTGACCGCGTACGCCACCGCGAAGGGCACCATGCCGGGCCACAGGGGCACCATCACGCGAAAGCCGCGCAGGAACGCGGGCCAGAAGGCAGAGGGCTCATTCATCGTCCGCCACCCTAGCGGGCGCGGCCCCCCGGCGTCTTGAACGATCCTGCCCTCAGCGGCGCCGCACGTACGCGCCCGGCGTGAGGCCCACCACGCGCCGGAACACCCGCGTGAGGTGACTCTGGTCCGCGAAGCCCGCGCGGGTCGCGGCGCCCGCCACGCTCTCGCCGGTGTCCAGCAGGGTGCGGGCCAGGCGCACCCGCGCCGCCATCTGGTACGTGTGGGGCGGCGCGCCGACCGACCGCATGAAGGACCGGCTCAGGTGCGATGGGCTCAGGCCCACGCCGGCCGCGAGTTCCGACAGGCTCACATTCAACTCGGGCTGGGCGTCCAGCCGGGCGCGCACCGACTGCACCGCCGACAGTTCCATGCCCGGCGATGGGCGTGCGCGGTGATCCGCGTGCCGGGCGAGCACGTCGATGGCTGCGCGCAGCAGCGTCTCACGCGCGAGCACGCCCGCCTCCGGAGCGAGCAGCGCCCGGTGCGCCCGGCGCAGCGCGGCGGTCAGGGCGGCGTCCGTCATCACGTCGCTCCGGAAGCCCAGCAGCGCGCGCCCATCCGGACCGACCACCCACTCCGGGTGCAGGTACAGCACGCGGTACGCCCAGCCGTCGGGCGTGAGCGGCTCGCCGGTGTGCACCTCGCCGGGCAGCACCGCCGCCACCTCGCCCGCCGCCGCGCGCACCTGCGCGCCCCGGTAGCGGTAGCCCTCCACGCCCCCCTCGATCAGCGCCACCGCCAGCGAGTCGTGCGCGTGGGGCAGGTAGCGGTGCGTCACGAAGCGTGCAGAGAGCAGTTCCACGCCCGGTAGCTCCGCCGGCCGCGTGAACACCGCCCGCTCCTGCCGGCCCAGGGGCAGGCCGTCCAGCACGGGCGGGGGCGCGCTCACGCGGTCGAGCATACCCCCGGCCTGCAACCGGCCGGGCCGCAGGCTTGACCCTCACGCCGCGTCAGGCCGTACGCTGCCCGCATGGAGGCCACGGTTCCCACACCGCACCCCGCGCACTGGACGGTCGGTGAGGTCGCTGCCCTCACGCGGGTGAGTGTCCGCACGCTGCACCACTACGACAGTGTCGGGCTGCTGCGGCCCTCCGGTCGCAGCGAGGGCAACTACCGCCAGTACACGGCGGCGGACCTGGCGCGGCTGTGGCGCATCCTCGCGTACCGCGACCTGGGCTTCTCGCTCGCGGAGATCGCGGGCCTGCTGGACGCGGGCGGCGCGGGCGAGCTGGCGGCGCTGCGGACCCAGGCGGCGCTGCTGCGGACCCAGGCCGAGCAGGTGCACCGCCGCCTCGCGCAGGTCGAGGTCTTCATCCGGGCCGCCGAGCGCGGCGAGGGAGTGCCCATCATGACGAACGACGACATCAAGCAGGTCTTCGGCGGCTTCGACCCCGAGACCTACGAGCCCGAGGTGCAGGAGCGCTGGGGCGACACCGACGCCTACCGCCAGAGCCGGGCGCGCACCGCCCGCTACACGAAAGCCGACTGGGAGGCCGTCCGGGCCGAGATGGACGCGGTCACGGCGGCGTATGTGGCCCTGCTGGACGCCGGCACGCCCCCGGACAGCCCGGCCGCGCAGGCTGTGGCCGCGCGCCACCACGCGCACATCGACACCCGCTACTACGACGCGCCGCCGGCCATGATGCGCGGCCTGGCGCAGATGTGGGTGCAGGACGAGCGCTTTACCCGGACCATCGACCGCGCCCGCTCTGGCCTCGCCGCGTACCAGAGCGCGGCCGTGACCGCGTGGGCCGACGCGCAGGAGCGCCCCCAGCCCTGATGTTCAGATCACGCGGCGGTCCGGCAGCGTCTGCCCGCGTCCCAGGCGGCGCTCCAGCGCCCGCACCCCGCGCGTCAGGGTGAAGGTCAGCAGGAAGTACACCAGCGCCAGCACGGCGTAGACCTCGAACTGGCGGTACGTGGCGTTGGTGATGTAGCGGCCCTGGCTGAACAGTTCCTGGAGCGTCACGGCGCTCGCCAGCGAACTGCCCAGGATCAGCGACACGAACTCGTTGCCCAGCGCGGGCAGCGCCACCCGCCACGCCTGCGGCAGCACCACGTACCTCAGCGCCTGCGTGCGGCTCAGGCCCAGGCTGCGTGCGGCCTCGGTCTGCCCGGCCGGCACGCTGCCCAGGCCGCCGCGCACGATCTCGGAGGTGTACGCCGCCGAGTACAGGCCCAGCGCCAGCACCGCCGCCGGAAAGCCCTCCAATGTCACGCCCAGCGCCGGCAGGCCGTAGTACACGACCGACAGCAGCACGATCAGCGGAATGCCGCGCACGACCTCGACGTACGCGTTGCCCAGCGCTCCCAGCAGCGGCACCCGGAAGACCCGCACCACGCCCAGCAGCGTGCCCACCACCACCGATACCAGCAGTGCGCACGCACTCACCGCCAGCGTGAGGCCCAGCCCCGAGAGCAGCAGCCGCGGGTAATCGCCCGCCAGAATCGTCCGGAACCCCGTGAGCAGATCGCTCATGGACGACGCTGGTGGGCTAAAGGCGGACCCGGCAGGATCGGCGGCGGAGCAGAGCAGAGCGCGCCCGGGAGCAGCGCCGGTCTGGAGGGACGGACCGGCCCGCCGATTCTTCCCCGGCATGCCCTGGCGTCGCGGCGGGTCGGCATCATGCGCCGGTCAGTCTACGCCGCCCCAGAACCACGGTCGCCGGCCTGCCCAGCCCACACCGGCGGGTCACTCGCGGTCTTTCACGTACTCGTCGTGCACCATCTTCAGCAGTTCCAGCCGGGTCGCGCCGGGAAAGCGGCGGCGGCGGGCCGTGACCGCCCGCTCCAGCGCGCCCCGGTTCCCGCGCGTCATGAGCAGGATACGTTCCTCCCACTGCCGCTCCTGCCCCCCGGTCCGCGGCGACGACCCACCTGCGCGGGACGCCCGCATGACCGCGTACACGGCCAGGGCGGCGCCCGCGATCACCAGCAGCGTCAGCACCCGCGCGGCCTTACTTCTGCACGATCCACTTGTTCAGCAGCGCCTGGTACTCGCCGCTCGCCCTTAGCCGGGCCAGCGTCTTGTTGGCGGCCGCCGCCAGATTGCTTCCCTTGGCGAAGACCATGCCGTAATCCTCGGCCGCCAGGTCCGCGCCGGCCTTGTCGAACTGCCCCGGCAGCCGCTTCTTCAGGTCGTCCACCGTCGGCGCGTCCCCGATCAGCGCGGCGACGCGGCCCGCGCGCACGTCCGCCAGTCCGGCCGCGAAATCGTCGTACACCTTCAGGGTCGCGCCCTTGGGCTTGAGCATGTCGTTCGCCGTGAACTGCCCGGTCGTGTTCGCCTGCACGCCGATGGTCTTGCCCTTCACGTCCGCCGGCCACGCGAACTTGCCGGGATTGCCGCTCCGGACGATGAACACCTGCGCCGAGCGGTAGTACGGCGCGCTGAACGCCACCACCTTCGCCCGCTCCGGGGTGATCGTGATGCCGCTCATGGCCATGTCCACCCGCCCGGACGTCACGGACTGCGGCATCAGCGCCCCGAAGCCGACCGCGCGCACCTCCAGCCGCACGCCCAGGTCCTTGGCCACCGCCCGCGCGATGTCGATGTCGAAGCCCTGGATCTGGCCATCCGCGCCCTTGAACTCGAACGGCGCGAAGGTCGGGTCGGTGCCCAGCACCAGCACGCCCTTCTTCTTCACGTCGGCCACCGACGCCGCCAGCGACACGGACGAGACCACCAGCACCGACAGCATCAGGGAACGCTTCATGCCCGACAGGATACGGTGCGCGTAGCGTGGACGGCATGGACTGGCCCGCCCCCACCGATTTCGTGCACAGCGACCCCGTGTCCCCGCCGACCACGTGGACGCGGCCCGGCCTGGTCATGGTCTTCAACCTCGAATGCCCCGGCTGCGTGTCGCGCGGCATTCCCTTCCTGAAGCGCCTGCACGCCGAATACAGCGACGCCGTGACCCTGCTCGCCGTACACACCAGCCACGGCCACCGCCTGCTGCCGCGCGAGGACGTCGAGCCGACCCTGGTGAAGTTTGCCCGTGACTACGCGAAGCTCCCGTTCCCGGTTGCCCTCGACACCAGTGGCGACCTTGCCCGCGCGTGGCACATCGAGGGCACGCCCCACTGGTTCGCGTTCGCGCCCGGGGGCGAGGTGATCCGCAGCGTGTACGGCAGCCAGGAGAACGCCCAGACCAGACTCCAGTACCTGCTGGAGGAATGGACCGGGCGCAGCGGGGGAGAGGGTTAGCGGGCGTCGGAGGTGGCCTGAGCCGGGACGAAGATGCCAGCCCGCAGGTCACTCAGGGGAATGTTGGTGACTCGGACGAGGAGGGCACTGA
This region of Deinococcus metalli genomic DNA includes:
- a CDS encoding Nif3-like dinuclear metal center hexameric protein, translated to MSPATLTGLAGWLRAELDEPEALRRPGPEPVARLALALEPKDVPDDLAADALFLHRSRHVDGRWPGMGIVAAHDGFDAQLTTGPNRRLAAVLGWQDVREVTWEGRVVGVTARPPQATWEALRSALHAELGGEDTSIPPAVTGAPRVALMNAMNPALMALAADLGVTVYLTGELRPSAVAAAREHGVGVVALGHRRTELWGLRTLARELVAAFPGLETRVYDQP
- a CDS encoding cysteine desulfurase family protein codes for the protein MIYLDYAATHPLRPEALSAYARAAALPGNPASVHAAGQAARELLEEGRARLAAAFRVDPRTVVVNSGGTEGDNHVLLGVTRAWHGAHGRPGHLITTPTEHSAVLAPARWLAEQGWAVTFLTPDAHGRYDPEDLRGALRDNTALVSIHHANNELGSVQDTATLAALARGRGAAYHVDAVQAPGVLPVDLPAWGVDYATFSAHKWGGPRGVGALYVRRGMVLPPVTLGGGQEGGVRPGTQDTAGVYAAGVALSVAEAEREATFAHLSGLRDRFVQAVAAVPGLTFNHPPDGSPKVVNMTVPGADGEALLMNLDMLGIAASAGSACSAGTMQPSHVLTAIGLSEADARSSLRFSFGAATTEAEVDEAARALTQAAQWSRAQG
- a CDS encoding PASTA domain-containing protein, which produces MTANAPSPTRIDGKYDVLRELSREGDVTLSEVRAAEGVTRTVAWFTITSPAGRHVFHTYRAVLRALNPAGLTDVVARPGAYYTVWQALAGTPLGAFVGQSVKPAEAVDALRTLAARLAEHGYALPDADIVVDGHDARIAYLRALDTPRPPEEVAALNAPVLTALDGGRVRRRRTPGAWLAFVPGVLFLAGAGYLGAQAAQTYLNPPVREVVDVTGQEAQAAARKLSALGFRVEYTQGQAGGRAIGSVIRQEPASGTNLPLGRLVTLTVNNPPATDVPRLEEMNLSQAKDALKDRAMVLGKVVKVDGTLTNTPEGRIVAQLPEPGSAAQRGQQVQVMVSTGVAGKETWLPLLTGLTVEQAKQHARAAGLVVTQVKEQPSEKVQGTVLAQTPAAFVRVAAGSPVVLTVAVARYSAPSSPTDSLPLPPVYVPPTPVQPEPAQPEAPETTPDTTTPDGTASTDGTSPTDGTATPVTPETIPATPGTSTPDTTSPETTTPDTAATAARNVTFRYTFPANLPDGSYSVIVRDADGEREIMPAADAGALRGLAATSASTAVSGDAVFVIRKDGVDYATVTP
- a CDS encoding AzlD domain-containing protein, with the protein product MSPLLVIALMWAVTYPVRWLGLRLGGTRLPPFWLAFLRFVPVSVFAALVVPEVLGSPEWPRRVVGALAGAALMWRTRSLAAGILGGFAAYWGARLAGL
- a CDS encoding AzlC family ABC transporter permease, giving the protein MNEPSAFWPAFLRGFRVMVPLWPGMVPFAVAYAVTARGAGLSVWDTQAMSLSVFAGASQFAAAGLFASGASALGIVATTFLLNARHVLYGLSLAQTLPLTAGQRVVAAQFLTDEAYGMSTVHGPREPGGLSFAFLLGTELSLYAVWNASTLLGALAGQVLPEPAALGVGVIFPLAFLMLLVPLVTGRTALIVAAASGLAAWALSRALPGGLVILLAGVGGALLGAWLTTRSERT
- a CDS encoding helix-turn-helix transcriptional regulator, producing MSAPPPVLDGLPLGRQERAVFTRPAELPGVELLSARFVTHRYLPHAHDSLAVALIEGGVEGYRYRGAQVRAAAGEVAAVLPGEVHTGEPLTPDGWAYRVLYLHPEWVVGPDGRALLGFRSDVMTDAALTAALRRAHRALLAPEAGVLARETLLRAAIDVLARHADHRARPSPGMELSAVQSVRARLDAQPELNVSLSELAAGVGLSPSHLSRSFMRSVGAPPHTYQMAARVRLARTLLDTGESVAGAATRAGFADQSHLTRVFRRVVGLTPGAYVRRR
- a CDS encoding MerR family transcriptional regulator; this translates as MEATVPTPHPAHWTVGEVAALTRVSVRTLHHYDSVGLLRPSGRSEGNYRQYTAADLARLWRILAYRDLGFSLAEIAGLLDAGGAGELAALRTQAALLRTQAEQVHRRLAQVEVFIRAAERGEGVPIMTNDDIKQVFGGFDPETYEPEVQERWGDTDAYRQSRARTARYTKADWEAVRAEMDAVTAAYVALLDAGTPPDSPAAQAVAARHHAHIDTRYYDAPPAMMRGLAQMWVQDERFTRTIDRARSGLAAYQSAAVTAWADAQERPQP
- a CDS encoding amino acid ABC transporter permease, which codes for MSDLLTGFRTILAGDYPRLLLSGLGLTLAVSACALLVSVVVGTLLGVVRVFRVPLLGALGNAYVEVVRGIPLIVLLSVVYYGLPALGVTLEGFPAAVLALGLYSAAYTSEIVRGGLGSVPAGQTEAARSLGLSRTQALRYVVLPQAWRVALPALGNEFVSLILGSSLASAVTLQELFSQGRYITNATYRQFEVYAVLALVYFLLTFTLTRGVRALERRLGRGQTLPDRRVI
- a CDS encoding ABC transporter substrate-binding protein, giving the protein MKRSLMLSVLVVSSVSLAASVADVKKKGVLVLGTDPTFAPFEFKGADGQIQGFDIDIARAVAKDLGVRLEVRAVGFGALMPQSVTSGRVDMAMSGITITPERAKVVAFSAPYYRSAQVFIVRSGNPGKFAWPADVKGKTIGVQANTTGQFTANDMLKPKGATLKVYDDFAAGLADVRAGRVAALIGDAPTVDDLKKRLPGQFDKAGADLAAEDYGMVFAKGSNLAAAANKTLARLRASGEYQALLNKWIVQK
- a CDS encoding peroxiredoxin family protein, whose product is MDWPAPTDFVHSDPVSPPTTWTRPGLVMVFNLECPGCVSRGIPFLKRLHAEYSDAVTLLAVHTSHGHRLLPREDVEPTLVKFARDYAKLPFPVALDTSGDLARAWHIEGTPHWFAFAPGGEVIRSVYGSQENAQTRLQYLLEEWTGRSGGEG